In the genome of Ursus arctos isolate Adak ecotype North America unplaced genomic scaffold, UrsArc2.0 scaffold_22, whole genome shotgun sequence, the window TCTATGCCTGCTTCCTCCAGATGTTCATCATGAACTGCTTCCTTTCTATGGAGTCCTGTACATTCATggtcatggcctatgaccgctatgtggctaTCTGCCACCCACTGAGGTACCCATCCCTCATCACGGACCAATTTGTGGCCAAGGCCGCCATTTTTATTTTGGCCAGAAATGGTATTTTAACAGTGCCTATCCCCATTCTATCATCCCGACTCAATTATTGTGGGAGAAATGTTATTGAGAACTGCATCTGCGCCAATATGTCTGTCTCCAGGCTCTCCTGTGATGATGTCACCATCAATCGCCTCTACCAGTTTGCTGTAGGCTGGACACTGCTAGGATCCGATCTCATCCTCATCTTCCTCTCCTACAGCCTCATCCTTCAAGCTGTGCTGAGACTCAAGGCAGAGGGTGCTGTGGCCAAGGCCCTAAGCACATGTGGTTCTCACTTCATCCTTATCCTCTTCTTCAGCACCATTCTTCTGGTCTTTGTGCTCACTCTTGTGGTGAAGGAGAAAGTCTCCCCTGATGTGCCAGTCTTGCTCAATGTTCTCCACCATGTCATCTTCTCAGCCCTCAACCCCATTGTTTATGGAGTGCGAACCCAGGAGATCAAGCAAGGAATCCAGAGATTACTAAAGAAAGTGTGGTAGTAAGGACAACTGGATCTCTGCATTCCTAATATAGGATGAGTTTTGAATCAATAATGACAGAGTAGGT includes:
- the LOC130544595 gene encoding olfactory receptor 56A3-like: MTAHQNGNISIEVSDFLLNCFVRSPSWKFWLSLPLSLLFLLAMGANSILLITIRLEASLHEPMYYLLSLLSLLDIVVCLTVIPKVLAIFWFNLKSISFYACFLQMFIMNCFLSMESCTFMVMAYDRYVAICHPLRYPSLITDQFVAKAAIFILARNGILTVPIPILSSRLNYCGRNVIENCICANMSVSRLSCDDVTINRLYQFAVGWTLLGSDLILIFLSYSLILQAVLRLKAEGAVAKALSTCGSHFILILFFSTILLVFVLTLVVKEKVSPDVPVLLNVLHHVIFSALNPIVYGVRTQEIKQGIQRLLKKVW